A part of Desulfofundulus salinus genomic DNA contains:
- a CDS encoding GNAT family N-acetyltransferase, whose amino-acid sequence MAKTVQLKPVELNTSKGLVVFEGPVTDSYIDRLSMNEGLTNFRPPDRQKEALKQITNLPDGMIFIARHENEIIGYVTFHHPDDFSRWSKHPRVQEMGGIEVSPAWRGYGVAENLMKLAFSHPAVEDFIVITTEYCWHWDTRNTGLDIWAYQKMLTRLFGKVGLQKVTTDDPDILEHPANVFMARIGKNVGKEDIMLFEGMRFLRKYGRVVNMA is encoded by the coding sequence ATGGCCAAAACAGTACAGTTAAAACCGGTGGAGTTGAATACTTCCAAAGGACTGGTGGTCTTTGAAGGACCGGTAACGGACAGCTACATTGACAGGCTCTCCATGAACGAGGGTCTTACCAATTTCCGCCCACCGGACCGCCAGAAAGAAGCCCTTAAGCAAATTACCAATTTGCCCGACGGTATGATATTCATTGCCCGCCATGAAAATGAAATTATCGGCTATGTCACCTTCCATCACCCCGATGATTTCAGCCGCTGGTCCAAGCATCCGCGGGTGCAGGAAATGGGCGGCATTGAGGTAAGCCCGGCATGGCGTGGTTATGGCGTGGCGGAAAACCTGATGAAACTGGCCTTTTCCCATCCCGCCGTGGAAGACTTCATTGTAATCACTACCGAGTATTGCTGGCACTGGGACACCAGAAACACCGGCCTGGATATCTGGGCTTATCAAAAGATGCTCACCAGGCTCTTCGGAAAAGTGGGTCTGCAAAAGGTAACCACCGACGATCCCGACATTCTGGAGCACCCCGCCAATGTGTTTATGGCCAGAATTGGCAAAAACGTGGGCAAGGAAGATATCATGCTCTTCGAAGGCATGCGGTTTCTCAGAAAGTACGGAAGGGTAGTCAATATGGCGTAA